In Actinomadura citrea, a single window of DNA contains:
- a CDS encoding glycoside hydrolase family 38 C-terminal domain-containing protein, with protein MTSRLLQASLGSPDYDGIRDALRQDTSTEVLAVRGLSVRAAVLPLFQRDEGGALLQAVRLTLSGEGPVEVALKDGDAEVAAAAAEGGTVTLLVPEVDAPRRLTLEVRDSGGLVGAAPLDVTPQRKWNVFVVHHSHLDIGYTDTQGTVLRHHLDYLDAALRLARETDGRPDDARFRWSVESSMPALRWLATRPDDQVAEFAARARAGDIEVTAFPMQLHTEACSTEELYRQLRFVGQLRREHGIEVRSAMHTDIPGAVVGTVDALNAAGVRYLAAAHNWAGRSVPYITGGDRLARPFRWRSPGGGELIVWFTDTPHGMAYMEGNTVGLVDGYDLAEDLLPRYLGSLADRPYPYGPGTFGWYAAPGQVGAAKDPDFLDAVHLRVQGAHADNAGPSIVPADIAHRWNETWAYPRLRMATNADFFAYVEEHHGDRLQTHEGDWTDWWADGLGSGARPLGYVRRAQNVLRAAETLHALADERSGERTGASEAIDEAYDRAALFDEHTWGAANPWEDAEEGGDSGGLQWTRKSQVGYQAHDDALDLLQAGARRIGATFGAARDALASFLVVNPGTAARTDVARAFLPRDVVAVDVPVALVDARTGEPVPHREEEVDPEEWPTRPIGRHLEAVVPDVPGHGHVRVDVVPAATGAPEPVDLGFEGTIENEFYRVVYDLREGHIGSVFDKTAGRELVNADSVAGFGQYVYDRYATAPHFNHMSGHMLVHDKTMLGDRAVATHATVTECSRTPAGERLVVELHGKGVDWLRTTIDLYAGVPRVDVRYQLGKQPTAAKEAVFFAFPFAVDGPPDAWELTGGVGGTGVPSVPGSAEHMRPIRHWVAFEDPELTVAWATLEAPLVQFGSIHMPYAPFPPTLDIEDGTVYSWALNNIWDTNFPSQQQGETTFRYAFASGAAGSGRRLGARTAAGITDPFVATLATGDMPAAESGTFLRVDDPDVLVTSVGRARDGDGLAVRLQSLAAGPVETGLHVPGATGALLSGGLERDPAELPVRDGTMTVRLPACGVATVTVRR; from the coding sequence ATGACGAGTCGCCTGCTGCAGGCGAGCCTCGGCTCGCCCGACTATGACGGGATCCGCGACGCGCTGCGCCAGGACACCTCGACCGAGGTGCTCGCCGTGCGCGGGCTGTCGGTGCGCGCCGCCGTGCTGCCGCTGTTCCAGCGGGACGAGGGCGGCGCGCTCCTCCAGGCCGTCCGGCTGACGCTGTCCGGTGAGGGCCCGGTGGAGGTGGCCCTCAAGGACGGCGACGCCGAGGTCGCCGCCGCGGCGGCGGAGGGCGGGACGGTCACGCTGCTCGTCCCGGAGGTGGACGCCCCCCGCCGCCTCACCCTGGAGGTGCGCGACTCCGGCGGGCTCGTCGGGGCCGCGCCGCTCGACGTCACCCCGCAGCGCAAGTGGAACGTCTTCGTCGTCCACCACTCGCACCTCGACATCGGCTACACCGACACGCAGGGCACGGTGCTGCGGCACCACCTCGACTACCTCGACGCGGCGCTGCGCCTGGCGAGGGAGACCGACGGGCGGCCCGACGACGCGCGGTTCCGCTGGTCAGTCGAGTCGTCCATGCCCGCGCTGCGGTGGCTCGCGACCCGCCCCGACGACCAGGTCGCCGAGTTCGCCGCGCGGGCCCGCGCGGGCGACATCGAGGTCACCGCGTTCCCGATGCAGCTGCACACCGAGGCGTGCTCGACCGAGGAGCTGTACCGGCAGCTCCGCTTCGTCGGGCAGCTGCGCCGCGAGCACGGCATCGAGGTCCGGTCGGCGATGCACACCGACATCCCGGGCGCCGTCGTCGGGACGGTGGACGCCCTCAACGCGGCCGGCGTCCGGTACCTCGCCGCCGCCCACAACTGGGCCGGGCGCTCCGTCCCGTACATCACGGGCGGCGACCGGCTCGCCCGCCCGTTCCGGTGGCGCTCGCCGGGCGGCGGCGAGCTGATCGTCTGGTTCACCGACACCCCGCACGGCATGGCCTACATGGAGGGCAACACCGTCGGGCTCGTCGACGGCTACGACCTCGCCGAGGACCTGCTGCCCCGCTACCTCGGCTCCCTCGCCGACCGGCCCTACCCCTACGGGCCCGGGACGTTCGGCTGGTACGCCGCGCCCGGCCAGGTCGGCGCCGCCAAGGACCCCGACTTCCTGGACGCCGTCCACCTGCGCGTCCAGGGCGCGCACGCCGACAACGCCGGACCGTCGATCGTCCCCGCCGACATCGCCCACCGCTGGAACGAGACCTGGGCGTACCCGCGGCTGCGGATGGCGACCAACGCCGACTTCTTCGCCTACGTCGAGGAGCACCACGGCGACCGGCTCCAGACCCACGAGGGCGACTGGACGGACTGGTGGGCCGACGGCCTCGGCTCCGGCGCCCGGCCGCTCGGGTACGTCCGGCGGGCGCAGAACGTCCTGCGGGCCGCCGAGACGCTGCACGCGCTCGCCGACGAGCGCAGCGGCGAGCGCACCGGCGCGTCCGAGGCGATCGACGAGGCCTACGACCGGGCCGCGCTGTTCGACGAGCACACCTGGGGTGCCGCCAACCCGTGGGAGGACGCCGAGGAGGGCGGCGACTCCGGCGGCCTGCAGTGGACCCGCAAGTCCCAGGTCGGCTACCAGGCCCACGACGACGCCCTCGACCTGCTCCAGGCCGGCGCGCGGCGCATCGGCGCGACGTTCGGGGCCGCGCGGGACGCGCTCGCCTCGTTCCTCGTCGTCAACCCCGGCACGGCCGCCCGCACCGACGTGGCCCGCGCGTTCCTGCCCCGCGACGTCGTCGCCGTCGACGTCCCCGTCGCCCTGGTGGACGCCCGCACCGGCGAACCCGTCCCGCACCGCGAGGAGGAGGTCGACCCGGAGGAGTGGCCCACCCGTCCCATCGGCCGCCACCTGGAGGCGGTGGTACCGGACGTCCCGGGCCACGGGCACGTCCGCGTGGACGTCGTCCCGGCCGCGACGGGCGCGCCGGAGCCGGTCGACCTCGGCTTCGAGGGCACGATCGAGAACGAGTTCTACCGGGTCGTCTACGACCTCAGGGAAGGGCACATCGGCTCGGTCTTCGACAAGACCGCCGGCCGCGAGCTGGTGAACGCCGACTCCGTCGCGGGCTTCGGGCAGTACGTCTACGACCGGTACGCGACCGCGCCCCACTTCAACCACATGTCCGGGCACATGCTCGTGCACGACAAGACGATGCTCGGCGACCGGGCCGTCGCCACCCACGCGACGGTCACCGAGTGCAGCCGCACCCCCGCGGGGGAGCGGCTCGTCGTCGAGCTGCACGGCAAGGGCGTCGACTGGCTGCGCACGACGATCGACCTGTACGCGGGCGTGCCGCGCGTGGACGTCCGCTACCAGCTCGGCAAGCAGCCCACCGCGGCCAAGGAGGCGGTCTTCTTCGCGTTCCCGTTCGCCGTGGACGGCCCGCCCGACGCCTGGGAGCTGACCGGCGGCGTCGGCGGCACCGGCGTCCCGAGCGTCCCGGGATCGGCTGAGCACATGCGCCCGATCCGCCACTGGGTCGCCTTCGAGGACCCCGAGCTGACCGTCGCGTGGGCGACGCTGGAGGCGCCGCTCGTCCAGTTCGGCTCCATCCACATGCCCTACGCGCCGTTCCCGCCCACGCTCGACATCGAGGACGGCACCGTCTACTCGTGGGCGCTGAACAACATCTGGGACACCAACTTCCCGTCCCAGCAGCAGGGCGAGACCACCTTCCGGTACGCGTTCGCGTCCGGCGCGGCGGGCTCGGGCCGCCGGCTCGGCGCCCGCACGGCCGCCGGGATCACCGACCCGTTCGTCGCCACCCTCGCCACCGGCGACATGCCCGCCGCGGAATCGGGGACCTTCCTGCGCGTGGACGACCCGGACGTGCTCGTCACCTCCGTCGGGCGCGCCCGCGACGGGGACGGGCTGGCCGTCCGGCTCCAGTCGCTCGCCGCGGGCCCGGTGGAGACGGGCCTGCACGTGCCGGGGGCCACCGGCGCCCTGCTGAGCGGCGGTCTGGAGCGTGACCCGGCGGAACTGCCCGTCCGGGACGGCACCATGACGGTGCGTCTGCCCGCCTGCGGCGTCGCCACCGTCACGGTTCGGCGTTGA